A part of Polynucleobacter sp. MG-Unter2-18 genomic DNA contains:
- the fusA gene encoding elongation factor G — protein sequence MARKTPIERYRNIGISAHIDAGKTTTTERVLFYTGVNHKIGEVHDGAATMDWMEQEQERGITITSAATTTFWKGMAGNFPEHRINIIDTPGHVDFTIEVERSMRVLDGACMVYCAVGGVQPQSETVWRQANKYQVPRLAFVNKMDRTGANFFKVYDQMKLRLKANPILIQIPIGAEENFKGVVDLVKMKAIYWDEESQGTKFTYEEIPAELQASAEEWREKLLEAAAESSEELMEKYLGGEALTEDEIKKALRQRTIANEIIPMMCGTAFKNKGVQAMLDAVVELLPSPLDVPPVPCELEDGTPTTRRAADDEKFSALAFKIMTDPFVGQLIFFRVYSGVMKSGDTIYNPIKGKKERVGRLLQMHANEREEIKEVFAGDIAAAVGLKDATTGETLCDPDGIVILERMVFPEPVISQAVEPKTKPDQEKMGLALNRLAQEDPSFRVKTDEESGQTIISGMGELHLEILVDRMRREFGVEATVGKPQVAYRETIRKVCEEVEGKFVKQSGGRGQYGHVVLKLEPQEPGKGFQFVDAIKGGVVPREYIPAVEKGIIETLNSGILAGYPVVDIKATLFFGSYHDVDSNENAFKMAGSMAFKDGMRKASPVLLEPMMAVEVETPEDFMGNVMGDLSSRRGILQGMDDIPGGGKIVRAEVPLAEMFGYSTGLRSLTQGRATYTMEFKHYSEAPKNVAEAVMAAKAK from the coding sequence GTGGCACGTAAAACCCCTATCGAAAGATACCGCAACATCGGTATTTCTGCGCATATTGACGCAGGTAAGACAACAACAACAGAACGCGTTTTGTTCTACACCGGTGTTAATCACAAAATTGGTGAAGTACATGATGGCGCTGCAACCATGGACTGGATGGAGCAAGAGCAAGAGCGTGGTATCACGATTACTTCTGCTGCTACTACAACGTTCTGGAAGGGCATGGCTGGTAATTTCCCAGAGCACCGCATCAATATTATTGATACCCCAGGACACGTAGACTTCACGATTGAAGTTGAGCGCTCAATGCGCGTTTTGGATGGCGCTTGCATGGTTTATTGTGCGGTAGGTGGTGTACAGCCACAATCTGAAACTGTTTGGCGTCAAGCTAACAAGTATCAGGTTCCACGTTTAGCGTTCGTAAACAAGATGGACCGTACTGGTGCAAATTTCTTTAAGGTCTATGACCAGATGAAATTGCGCTTGAAGGCCAACCCTATCTTGATCCAGATTCCGATTGGCGCTGAAGAAAACTTCAAAGGCGTTGTGGACTTGGTCAAAATGAAGGCCATCTATTGGGATGAGGAATCACAAGGTACTAAATTTACCTACGAAGAAATTCCTGCTGAGTTGCAAGCCTCCGCCGAAGAGTGGCGTGAGAAATTGCTGGAAGCCGCTGCTGAAAGCTCAGAAGAGTTGATGGAAAAGTATCTCGGTGGTGAAGCATTAACCGAAGACGAAATCAAAAAAGCATTGCGTCAACGCACTATTGCAAATGAAATCATTCCAATGATGTGTGGAACCGCTTTCAAAAATAAGGGTGTTCAGGCGATGTTGGATGCAGTGGTTGAATTACTGCCATCACCATTAGACGTTCCACCAGTTCCTTGTGAATTGGAAGACGGCACACCTACGACACGTAGAGCTGCTGATGATGAGAAATTCTCAGCATTGGCATTTAAGATCATGACTGACCCATTTGTTGGCCAGCTCATCTTCTTCCGTGTGTACTCAGGCGTAATGAAATCTGGCGATACGATCTACAACCCAATTAAGGGTAAGAAAGAGCGTGTTGGTCGTTTGTTGCAGATGCACGCAAACGAACGTGAAGAAATTAAAGAAGTGTTTGCGGGCGATATCGCTGCTGCAGTTGGTCTGAAGGACGCAACTACTGGCGAAACATTGTGTGATCCAGATGGTATCGTGATCTTGGAGCGTATGGTATTCCCAGAGCCAGTGATCTCTCAAGCTGTTGAGCCAAAGACAAAGCCTGACCAAGAAAAAATGGGTCTTGCCTTGAATCGTTTGGCACAAGAAGATCCATCATTCCGCGTGAAGACTGATGAAGAATCAGGCCAAACAATTATTTCCGGAATGGGCGAGCTCCATTTAGAAATTTTGGTTGACCGTATGCGCCGTGAGTTCGGTGTTGAGGCAACTGTTGGTAAGCCACAAGTTGCTTATCGTGAAACGATTCGCAAGGTTTGCGAAGAAGTTGAAGGTAAATTTGTTAAGCAGTCTGGTGGTCGTGGTCAATACGGACACGTTGTGCTCAAGCTTGAGCCACAAGAGCCAGGCAAAGGTTTCCAATTCGTTGACGCTATTAAAGGCGGTGTAGTTCCTCGTGAATACATCCCTGCAGTAGAAAAAGGAATTATCGAAACATTGAATTCCGGTATTTTGGCTGGCTATCCAGTGGTAGATATCAAAGCAACATTATTCTTCGGTTCATACCATGACGTTGACTCCAACGAAAACGCATTTAAGATGGCGGGCTCGATGGCATTCAAAGACGGTATGCGCAAAGCATCACCAGTGTTGCTTGAACCAATGATGGCTGTTGAAGTTGAAACACCAGAAGATTTCATGGGTAACGTAATGGGTGACCTCTCATCACGTCGCGGTATTTTGCAAGGTATGGATGACATTCCAGGGGGCGGCAAGATCGTTCGCGCTGAAGTGCCATTGGCAGAGATGTTTGGTTACTCAACTGGCTTGCGCTCGTTGACCCAAGGTCGCGCTACCTACACCATGGAATTTAAGCATTATTCCGAAGCACCTAAGAACGTTGCTGAAGCAGTGATGGCTGCTAAAGCGAAGTAA
- the rpsG gene encoding 30S ribosomal protein S7 produces the protein MPRRREVPKREILPDPKFGNVEVAKFMNVLMLDGKKSVAERIVYGAFDHIEKKANKEPLEIFSTAMGNVKPMVEVKSRRVGGANYQVPVEVRPSRRSALAMRWVREAAKKRGEKSMAQRLANELLEAAEGRGGAMKKREEVHRMAEANKAFSHFRF, from the coding sequence ATGCCACGTCGTCGTGAAGTTCCCAAACGGGAAATCTTGCCTGATCCAAAATTCGGCAATGTAGAAGTAGCAAAATTCATGAACGTCCTCATGTTGGACGGCAAGAAATCGGTTGCAGAGCGTATCGTTTACGGTGCCTTTGATCACATCGAGAAAAAAGCAAATAAAGAGCCACTCGAAATTTTCTCAACAGCTATGGGCAACGTTAAGCCAATGGTTGAGGTGAAGAGCCGTCGTGTTGGTGGCGCTAACTACCAGGTTCCTGTTGAAGTTCGCCCATCACGCCGTTCAGCTTTGGCAATGCGCTGGGTGCGCGAAGCCGCTAAAAAGCGCGGTGAAAAATCCATGGCTCAACGTTTGGCCAACGAATTATTAGAAGCTGCAGAAGGTCGCGGCGGAGCAATGAAGAAGCGTGAAGAAGTTCACCGTATGGCAGAAGCTAATAAAGCTTTCTCACATTTCCGCTTCTAA
- the rplC gene encoding 50S ribosomal protein L3, which translates to MSLGLIGRKIGMTRLFTDEGEAIPVTVIDVSDNRIAQIKTQATDGYDAIQLAHGTRRATRVTKAMAGHFAKAGVMAGNGLNEFHLDAAKIAEMTPGQVIPADTAFAAGQKVDVQGVTIGKGYAGTIKRHHFASGRASHGNSRSHNVPGSIGMAQDPGRVFPGKRMTGHLGDETRTVQNLVIARIDAERNLIMVKGAIPGAPGGKVIVTPAVKTPLKKK; encoded by the coding sequence ATGAGCTTAGGCTTAATCGGTCGCAAGATCGGCATGACCCGTCTATTTACGGACGAAGGGGAAGCAATTCCTGTCACCGTAATTGACGTGAGCGACAACAGAATCGCTCAAATCAAGACCCAGGCAACTGATGGCTATGATGCTATCCAGTTAGCACATGGCACACGTAGAGCTACTCGCGTTACCAAAGCAATGGCTGGTCACTTCGCCAAAGCGGGTGTGATGGCTGGTAACGGTCTCAACGAATTTCATTTAGATGCAGCAAAAATCGCAGAAATGACACCAGGACAAGTAATTCCTGCTGATACTGCATTTGCTGCTGGCCAAAAAGTGGACGTACAAGGCGTAACAATTGGTAAAGGCTATGCCGGTACCATCAAGCGCCATCACTTCGCTTCAGGTCGCGCGTCCCACGGTAACTCACGTTCACATAACGTGCCAGGTTCTATCGGTATGGCGCAAGATCCAGGTCGTGTTTTCCCAGGTAAGCGCATGACAGGCCACCTTGGTGACGAAACACGCACTGTACAAAATTTAGTCATCGCACGCATTGATGCAGAACGCAATCTCATCATGGTTAAAGGCGCTATTCCAGGTGCCCCAGGCGGTAAAGTGATTGTTACTCCAGCGGTGAAGACACCGTTGAAGAAGAAATAA
- the tuf gene encoding elongation factor Tu translates to MAKEKFERTKPHVNVGTIGHVDHGKTTLTAAIATVLSKAFGGEAKAYDQIDAAPEEKARGITINTAHVEYETANRHYAHVDCPGHADYVKNMITGAAQMDGAILVCSAADGPMPQTREHILLARQVGVPYIIVFLNKCDMVDDAELLELVEMEVRELLSKYDFPGDDTPIVQGSAKLALEGDEGPLGKEAIMKLADALDTYIPTPERAVDGAFLMPVEDVFSISGRGTVVTGRIERGIVKVGEEIEIIGIKPTLKTTCTGVEMFRKLLDQGQAGDNVGILLRGTKREEVERGQVLAKPGSITPHTHFTAEVYILGKDEGGRHTPFFNNYRPQFYFRTTDVTGSIELPKDKEMVMPGDNVTITVKLIAPIAMEEGLRFAIREGGRTVGAGVVAKILA, encoded by the coding sequence ATGGCAAAAGAAAAGTTTGAGCGGACAAAACCGCACGTAAACGTTGGCACTATTGGTCACGTTGACCACGGTAAAACCACATTGACAGCAGCAATTGCAACCGTGCTTTCAAAAGCATTCGGTGGCGAAGCAAAAGCATACGATCAGATCGATGCTGCTCCAGAAGAAAAAGCACGTGGTATTACGATTAATACAGCGCACGTGGAGTACGAGACTGCAAATCGTCACTATGCACACGTCGATTGCCCAGGACATGCTGACTACGTTAAGAACATGATTACTGGTGCCGCTCAGATGGACGGCGCTATTTTGGTTTGCTCTGCAGCTGACGGCCCAATGCCACAAACTCGTGAGCACATCCTCTTGGCACGCCAAGTTGGCGTTCCCTACATCATCGTATTTTTGAATAAGTGCGATATGGTGGATGATGCTGAGTTGTTAGAGTTAGTTGAGATGGAAGTTCGTGAGCTTTTGTCTAAGTATGACTTCCCAGGCGATGACACACCAATCGTGCAAGGTTCTGCTAAGTTAGCTTTAGAAGGCGACGAAGGCCCATTAGGTAAAGAAGCCATCATGAAGTTGGCTGATGCATTAGATACTTATATCCCAACTCCAGAGCGCGCTGTTGACGGTGCGTTCTTGATGCCAGTAGAGGACGTGTTCTCTATCTCCGGTCGCGGTACTGTTGTTACAGGCCGTATCGAGCGCGGTATCGTTAAGGTTGGTGAAGAGATTGAAATCATTGGTATCAAGCCAACCCTCAAGACAACTTGTACTGGTGTTGAAATGTTCCGCAAATTACTCGACCAAGGTCAAGCAGGCGATAACGTTGGTATCTTGTTACGCGGTACAAAACGTGAAGAAGTTGAGCGCGGCCAAGTATTGGCTAAGCCAGGTTCAATCACCCCACATACTCACTTTACAGCCGAGGTTTATATCTTGGGTAAAGACGAAGGTGGCCGTCATACACCATTCTTTAACAACTATCGTCCACAGTTTTACTTCCGTACTACGGACGTAACTGGTTCAATCGAGTTGCCAAAAGACAAAGAAATGGTCATGCCTGGTGATAACGTCACGATTACCGTCAAGCTCATCGCGCCAATCGCGATGGAAGAAGGTTTACGTTTTGCGATCCGTGAAGGTGGCCGTACTGTTGGCGCCGGTGTGGTTGCGAAGATTTTGGCTTAA
- the rpsL gene encoding 30S ribosomal protein S12 has product MPTINQLLRKPRTRLTVKSKSPALQNSPQRRGVCTRVYTTTPKKPNSALRKVAKVRLTNGFEVISYIGGEGHNLQEHSVVLIRGGRVKDLPGVRYHIVRGSLDLQGVKDRKQSRSKYGAKRAKKAA; this is encoded by the coding sequence ATGCCAACAATTAATCAATTATTACGTAAGCCAAGAACACGGCTGACCGTTAAAAGTAAGAGCCCTGCGCTGCAAAACAGCCCGCAGCGCCGTGGTGTATGTACACGTGTGTACACAACCACTCCTAAAAAGCCTAACTCTGCGCTACGTAAAGTAGCTAAAGTTCGCTTAACCAATGGTTTTGAAGTCATTTCATACATTGGTGGTGAAGGCCATAACCTCCAGGAACACTCAGTAGTGTTGATCCGCGGTGGTCGTGTAAAGGATTTGCCAGGTGTTCGTTACCACATCGTTCGTGGCTCGCTTGACTTGCAAGGTGTTAAAGACCGTAAGCAATCACGTTCCAAGTACGGTGCTAAGCGCGCTAAGAAAGCTGCTTAA
- the rplW gene encoding 50S ribosomal protein L23 — protein sequence MSQVRKNDHSLMKVLLGPVISEKATMVAEKNEQVVFQVTRDANKSDVKQAVELLFKVQVDSVQIVNQKGKPKRYGRFEGRRDHTKKAYVSLKPGQEINFEAEAN from the coding sequence ATGAGCCAAGTCCGTAAAAACGATCACAGCTTGATGAAGGTTCTACTTGGACCAGTTATCTCTGAAAAAGCCACTATGGTTGCAGAGAAAAACGAACAAGTGGTATTTCAAGTTACACGCGACGCTAATAAGAGCGATGTGAAACAAGCGGTTGAGTTGCTCTTTAAAGTGCAAGTTGACTCAGTTCAAATCGTGAATCAAAAAGGTAAGCCAAAGCGCTATGGCCGTTTTGAAGGTCGTCGTGACCACACTAAGAAGGCCTACGTTAGCTTGAAGCCGGGTCAAGAAATTAACTTTGAAGCGGAGGCGAATTAA
- the rpsJ gene encoding 30S ribosomal protein S10, which translates to MQNQKIRIRLKAFDYRLIDQSAAEIVDTAKRTGAVVKGPVPLPTRIERFDILRSPHVNKTSRDQLEIRTHLRLMDIVDPTEKTVDALMKLDLPAGVDVEIKLQ; encoded by the coding sequence ATGCAAAACCAAAAAATTCGTATTCGTCTTAAAGCATTTGATTACCGCTTGATCGACCAGTCAGCAGCTGAAATCGTTGATACAGCTAAGCGTACTGGTGCAGTTGTTAAGGGTCCAGTACCTTTGCCAACACGTATCGAGCGCTTTGACATTCTGCGTTCACCGCACGTAAATAAGACTTCGCGTGACCAGTTAGAGATTCGTACTCATCTGCGTTTGATGGATATTGTTGATCCTACAGAGAAAACGGTAGACGCTTTGATGAAATTAGACCTTCCAGCAGGTGTGGATGTTGAAATTAAGTTGCAGTAA
- the rplD gene encoding 50S ribosomal protein L4, whose product MELKLLQDNGTLGAGIQASPEVFEREYNEALVHQVVVAYQANARSGNRAQKDREQVKHTTKKPWRQKGTGRARAGMSSSPLWRGGGRIFPNSPEENFSQKVNKKMYRAGMRSILSQLAREGRLNVVDQFTLDAPKTKVLADKVKAMGLDSVLIIVDQVSENLYLASRNLHKVAVCEPQHADPLALVQYKKVLVSKAAIAKIEELLK is encoded by the coding sequence ATGGAACTTAAGCTTCTCCAAGATAACGGAACTTTAGGCGCTGGCATTCAAGCCTCACCAGAAGTATTCGAACGCGAATATAACGAAGCATTGGTACACCAAGTTGTTGTGGCTTACCAAGCAAATGCACGTAGCGGTAACCGTGCACAAAAAGACCGTGAGCAAGTTAAGCACACAACCAAAAAACCTTGGCGTCAAAAAGGTACTGGTCGTGCACGTGCTGGTATGAGCTCTTCCCCGCTGTGGCGTGGAGGTGGTCGTATATTCCCGAATTCACCTGAAGAAAATTTCAGCCAAAAAGTAAACAAGAAAATGTACCGCGCTGGTATGAGATCGATTTTGTCTCAGTTAGCTCGCGAAGGTCGTTTGAACGTCGTTGACCAATTTACTCTTGATGCTCCAAAGACCAAAGTTTTAGCTGACAAAGTTAAAGCAATGGGTTTGGATTCAGTCTTGATCATCGTTGATCAGGTTAGCGAGAATTTGTACTTGGCATCACGCAACTTGCATAAGGTTGCTGTATGTGAGCCACAGCACGCTGATCCATTAGCTTTAGTTCAATACAAAAAAGTATTGGTAAGCAAAGCAGCGATCGCAAAAATTGAGGAGTTGCTGAAATGA